Within Bactrocera oleae isolate idBacOlea1 chromosome 6, idBacOlea1, whole genome shotgun sequence, the genomic segment CGGGACACCGAGAAGGCTAAGAATGTGCGTGTGGAGCTCACCATCTTGCGAAAGGATACGGGCAACACTGCTATTTATCCGCAGAAAACTGGCATCTCAGGGGATCATGTCTACTATGCCCGATGGTCGATTTCTATCCAACACGCATTTCGCCATGTGTTGGGCATAGAGGCTGTAAGTAAATCGGTTCCTCCTTCGTCCTTTGGTCTTGTGTGAGATAATAACAGCTTACTGAATACAAGTAAGTAAATTACTTATTCTAGatgttatatataattgagCCATATATtagcattaaaataatatatacgtaaGAATCATATAATCATAACTAcccaatattgtatatttctatgttgaatatgtatataggtatatgtatgtaaaagaaTACCTAGACGTATCTaggattatttaatatttaattattgtgtGACATTATCGGATGTCACTGATGTGTTGATATAACTAACTCGGTAGATGGCGCCATATAAATTAGAAAAACCGCCGTATCATTTTGATATGAGATGGCTTCAAAAATCTTAGAAGAAAAGAACTtagtttgaattaaattgaaaagatCGACAAATTGACTTTAAATGTCGTTTCTTTGTTTAACAGGTTATGTGTGAaccttttttaattgtgaatttgaaaattaaaataaaaaaataattcttttacaaattaagCCATGTGTTGCTCTGTTAAACACATGGCTTAATTTGTCAGATAAAAACCGAATAGCAACAAAATAGGCTTATTGTCCTATAAAACGACATTTTTAGTGAAGAAAAATGGAAATGTTGCGATTTACATTTGCAGTTTTAGCAAATTCTGAGGGAAAAACCAATGTGCTTTGCATAACATCAATTGAGACACCCGATGGACAGGTATATGATATTCCTGATGATTTAAAACCCGCAAGCAAACACACCGCCATAACCAGTATGGATGTTTTACTAAAATTAAGAACACTCTAAAGAGAAGACATCAAACATGGAGAATATGGATTCCTATGACCCAAGCTTTAAGAGAAACTTACTTAGATGAAGGTGAGAATTTGCAATTTGGTGACCAATACCTAGATGAAACTATACATGAAACGAAGCTTTCTGGTAGTAGTACTAGTAAAGGCACTGAAAATATAAATCTAGGAAAAATAACTGAAAGATTTTTACTCGAGAAGTATTCGGAAAAAACATCAAATGTTAACCATTGGATCAGTGATTTTGAGAATGCACACGTTTCGAGATATTAAAGGAggccgaaaaaattgaaatgttacATGGTACAATATTTACTTGAAAAGCAATGCCTGGATTGGTACACtagtattataataaaattttcagtaaACGCTGGATGGGAAACatggaaaacaaatttttgtgaaaCATACGGAAACAAAGGTTGGTCACAAGTTAAAtatgcattttcatataaattacaattaggTTCATTACGGGAATAAGCCACAAAAGAGGAAAGATTGTTACTagagataaataaaaatatagacacACAGACAATGATTCATCTTATTGTTATGGGTCTACCTgattatataatgtataaaatgGATAAGGAGTCAATAACATCAACGGCAAAACTTTTCATTGAAATTGGTCAACATGAACAaacaatcaataaaaataataataataatataattcaagAGAAATacatttgataataaaataagagTTGAAAGAATTAAGCCTtgcaaaatttgtgaaaaactaAATAAAGGGTGCCGTTTCCACCTTGGTGCTGGTTTAAGCGGACCGATAACTATGGGAACAagagaaattataataaaaatgtaaacaatattgTATTAGACGTTAAGcgattttgaacaaaaaaacaaataattacacaattaattaaagtaaaattaacaTTAGAAGGAAAATTAGACATATTTGGTATATATGATTCCGGCTCTAACgcctccttgataaattccaaattaTTAAGACTAAAGAAAGAAGGcgaaaatatacacaaaaatacaaatttactaACAATTAATGGTGTAAAAAACACAAAAGgtttaacaacaataaaaattaaggtTTTTAATATAGAGAAAAAAATCGATGTTTATGTTGTAGATGGAAAATACTTCAAATACGATTTTCTAATTGGACTTGATGCTATAAAAgagtttaattttattcagaATGAAAAGttggaaataaaacaaaaacctgAACAAGACTTTACGAAGGATGAACTAAATATTAAAGAGAATCCTGAAATTAATGATAAAATAAACTTGAACTTTATAAACTTTAATGAGCATATAAAAGAAAGAGAATTTATAATGGATCTAAGTcatttaaatagtaaaaaaaaaaaaatcgaaataaataaacttattgAAACATACAAATCAAGCTTTGCtaaagataaatataatattgggACAGTTAAGGATTATGAAGCATGCATTGATCTACTTGTAGACAAATACTGCAGTAAAAGACCTTACAGATGTTCAATGGAGGATAAGTTAGAGATGGAAGAGCAAGTAAGAAGATTGCTTAAAAGAAATCTAATAGAAGAATCGTACAGCCCATTTGCTGCTCCAGTAACTCTAGAAAAAAGAAGATAATAGAAGAACAAGATTGTGTATTGATTTTagagatttaaataaaatcgtGGTTCCTCAATCTCAACCATTTCCTTTGATTGAGGATCTAGTAACAAAAACCAGAAACTGTAAGTACTTTTCAATTTTAGATATAAATTCTGCGTTCGGGTCTATCGAATTTAAGACAGGAAGAAAACTGCTTTTGTTACCCAGGAAGGCCACTACCAGTGGAAATGTTTGCCGTTCGGTTTGAAGACTTCCCCAGCTATATTTCAAAGAATACTAAGCAACATACTGAGAAAATACATGTTAACAGAATTTGCTGTAAATTTCATTGATGAcatcttaatattttcaaaatcctATACCGAGCATATAAATCACTTATCACAGATTTTAAAGGCGATAAGAAAAAAAAGGTTTTCGACTTAAGTTTGCAAAATGTCGATTTGGAACGAAGTTAGTAAAATACCTCGGacatataatagaaaataatacagTAAAACCAGTAagagataatttaatttcaataagataTTTCCCAATACCGAAGGATCGGAAAAATATTAGACAACTATTAGGAAAAATCAATTTCTATCGCGAGTACATACCTAATAGTTCAGTAATTTTAGAaccattatattattaattaagaaAGCACCAATAATTTATATGGTCAACCGACTGTCAAGAAGCTTTTGAGAAGACTGTGTTCAAAACCAATCTTAGAAATTGTTGATCAAGACCTaccaataaacatatatacagatgCATCATTAGAAGGTATTGGAGCAGTGTTCAAGCAAACTCCGCCAGACGGAAAAGAAAACCCTATagcatatttctaaaaaaaaaacaaatccagCACAAAGAAGGAAAAGGCTATATATTTAGAATGTTTAGCTTTTAAAGAGGCCATAAAATACTGGCAGTACTGGCTTATAGGAAAACCTTTCACAGTACATTCCGATCATAACCCattggaaaatttaaatataaaatctagAACAGACGAAGAGTTAGGAGATTTATCCTATTATCTATCAAAATATGATTTCGAAATTATATACGCACCAGGAAAGAATAATTTGGAGGCCGATTGTTTGAGCAGAAACTCAATAATAgaagttaataaaaatgtagatgaacaattgaaaacaataaatttaataacattaaatgatatataatattaacagaccaagagaaaaatgaagatattcaaaaatataagaacaagttaataaataaacatatgatTTCGAGATATTAAAAgatgtataatatatgcatcAATTTCCACCAAATAAAAGAGAAGTCGTCTAGATCTTACACACGTCTGTCACGGAATAGGCCGCTTCTTTATTCAATTCcttcttaaatatacattttgattAACGGGATATAGCATCACGCCAtatgatacatatttacatatatgtaaggaTAGTTCCCATTTATATTCCCTACGCTAGAGTGGAGTGACTAGTCTAAGAATTCAATGCTAAAAGGAGGACACaattatgctgatcattcagCAATTCTAATGTACTTAAATCTTGAACATCCTGCCCGGCTTAACCCTCGCGGTTCAGTATTTCTTCTGCGGGACCTGTTAGGCGGCATAATTTTTGCACCGGTCGCTGACACCGCTGTTTAATAGGAATTCCATCCGATGATCTCTGGTTTGCATTGTACTCTATCATCACGGTACGTACCAGGCCATCACTGCCCGGGTGAACGTCAATCACACGTCCCATACGCCAAACCGATGGTGGTAGATTTTCACCACGTATAAGAACGATGTCACCACGCTGCACATTGGGTTCCGCTCTAGTCCATTTATTCCGAGTTTGGAGAGTTTGTAGGTATTCGGATTGCCAGCGACGCCAAAAGTGCTCCAGCATTTTCTGGAGTCGTTGCCAATACCGAAGACGTTTTTTTGGAGCTTCAGGTAATGGAGGATCTGGGCGGCAATTAAGTGGACGCCCGATCAGGAAGTCCCCCGGAGTTAGAGCTATCCCACCTTCAGGATCATAATAGAGAGCTATCAGTGGTCTCGAATTCAGACACGCTTCAATGCGAGTCAAGAGAGTGGACAACTCAGTGTAAAGCAGCGTCTGGCTGCCCATGACCCGCAGTAGATGctttttagccgaacgaactgCCGCCACCCATAGACCCCCATGATGAGGTACGGAAGGGGTTATTAACTTCCAACAGGTACCTTCAGCTGCCAAATGTTGTTGAGCATATGTCGCTACCAAATTTCTTAAGTCCTCCTGCATTTGACGTTTCGCGCCtacgaattgtgttccattatCACTGTATAAAGTGGTGCATATACCTCTTCGACTAATGAAGCGATCGTAAACATCTATAAATGCCTGTGTACTCAAGTCCTCTGCCAGATCAATATGTACCGCTCGTGAagccatacaaacaaatatggcaGCGTATGTTTTTGTAGTCGGGGTAGCACGATGCACACGGACATGGAATGGCCCGCAGTAATCCAATCCGCTACGAGAAAATGGTGGTGCCACTAATACTCGCTCTTTTGGAAGCGAAGCCAtttgctggcgttgtagaaTTTGAAGGTGCCTACGACATGTAGTGCATGTCCAGATGAAAGACTTTATTTGAGCTCGTGCCCCTATAAGCCAGAAACGTTGTCTAAGAAACTGCAGAATTTGTTGTATACCACCATGTAGGCAACGTGTATGCGCATCAGAGACTAGCAAGTAAGCCAGGGCCCCACGTGGAATTATAATTTGATATCGAAGAGCTTCGTCTAAGTCGGTGCTGGTGAGTCGACCACCTACTCTCAGTACGCCGTCAATATCCAGGAATGGATTAAGTGCTATGATTTGACTACGACCCACAATCCTGGAATGCAATGCAAGCGATTTAGTTTAGTCTTTAAAATTATTACCTTGTGCTTGTCGAACGTGCAGAAGTAACGTCCATCGCTGCTCTTCGAGAGAAACTACATCGTTCCTGTAACCACGATATTTCGGTAACCATCGCCTTAACCAAACAGTGGTGTTGAGTAAACGACTcaatttgctaaattttttctACGAGAGGTATCCGCTTGTCTTTCGTGGATGTCATAATCCACTGGTAATCAGCTCTAGAAACGAAGATGGAGACCGGACGAGATTCAGCTATAGAGAGTTGCTCTTCCGTCAAAGCGGGTAGGCTCATTGTACAGCCCACACCTCGATGTATGCACGTCGGTCCCGTCCACCAAAGGTGATTCTCTGCTAAGAGAGCAGGAGAGAGACCCCTGCTTGCCCAATCGGCTGGATTCGAATCCGAGCGAATGTGTTTCCAAGCATTAATGTCTGAGTTGGCATGGATGTAAGCTACACGATTGGATACGTATTGCTTGAACGTGGATGGCGTTTTGCGGATCCAGCATAATACAATAGTGGAATCGCTCGTACATGGGGCGTCCTTTAAATCTAGAGCCTTACGTACGTTATTTAGCGTCTTGG encodes:
- the LOC118682524 gene encoding uncharacterized protein, with protein sequence MVTEISWLQERCSFSRRAAMDVTSARSTSTRIVGRSQIIALNPFLDIDGVLRVGGRLTSTDLDEALRYQIIIPRGALAYLLVSDAHTRCLHGGIQQILQFLRQRFWLIGARAQIKSFIWTCTTCRRHLQILQRQQMASLPKERVLVAPPFSRSGLDYCGPFHVRVHRATPTTKTYAAIFVCMASRAVHIDLAEDLSTQAFIDVYDRFISRRGICTTLYSDNGTQFVGAKRQMQEDLRNLVATYAQQHLAAEGTCWKLITPSVPHHGGLWVAAVRSAKKHLLRVMGSQTLLYTELSTLLTRIEACLNSRPLIALYYDPEGGIALTPGDFLIGRPLNCRPDPPLPEAPKKRLRYWQRLQKMLEHFWRRWQSEYLQTLQTRNKWTRAEPNVQRGDIVLIRGENLPPSVWRMGRVIDVHPGSDGLVRTVMIEYNANQRSSDGIPIKQRCQRPVQKLCRLTGPAEEILNREG